In Gammaproteobacteria bacterium (ex Lamellibrachia satsuma), a single genomic region encodes these proteins:
- a CDS encoding protein BatD, protein MHTARRLSCESSTNTFEIMMQFPSFLRYPLYRFVILTLLLLAGSSSALGEVSARLSRSAISADETVSLTIQIKGENEAKPNLSVLDTQFEILGRSQQQSISVINGNVSRSRGLNLTLLPKTTGNLEIPPIPVGKEATAPLRLQVNEGMGESNGVPGSDVFIELELSETSAYLQQEIVLTLRLFMGEGVRGEQLSDPKSNLPDTVIQRISETQYKTQRAGENYQVVERRYAVFAYQSGQLKLDGVRFSGRGGGRGGSIYDLLNSPFGNQKVDRHIYRAVSDAVNIDIKPIPANFNARHWLPARNLQLVETGLTQNNQQIAGKPLTRTIMLFADGLTSAQLPAIDMSLPEGVKQYPDRPEMKDNLSGAGITGSRQNKVTLVAANPGDYELPAIEVPWWNTETDRMETARLPARNIEVLGGTALVPPPLSKRSGSSTTAGETTPAAANLPVASESTDNPLTHWLIWVLALGWITTLVVWRMSRHRSKQQAAVPAAIDPAEAVRRQSIEQAIETLEGAYHEQDRDAARDAWLRWGELRWPEKAPGNLNRLSHRCPKRVAEAILALDLTFYSQDERSNWVKFDPSVLRKKSVLSTNMIREQQTALTPLNP, encoded by the coding sequence ATGCACACTGCAAGACGCCTCTCCTGCGAATCATCAACCAACACCTTTGAAATCATGATGCAGTTTCCATCGTTTCTCAGATACCCGCTATATCGATTTGTCATTCTCACCCTGTTGCTGCTGGCAGGCAGTTCGAGCGCCTTGGGTGAAGTAAGCGCACGTCTCTCCCGATCCGCCATCTCGGCGGACGAGACCGTCTCACTCACTATTCAGATTAAAGGGGAGAACGAAGCAAAACCCAATCTCTCCGTACTCGACACCCAGTTCGAGATCCTGGGGCGTTCCCAGCAGCAGAGTATCAGTGTGATCAACGGCAATGTATCACGCAGCCGTGGACTCAATCTAACCTTGCTGCCGAAAACCACCGGCAATCTGGAGATACCGCCGATTCCCGTCGGCAAGGAAGCCACGGCACCACTAAGACTCCAGGTAAACGAGGGAATGGGTGAGAGCAACGGCGTCCCTGGTTCCGATGTCTTTATCGAATTGGAGCTGAGTGAAACCAGCGCCTATCTGCAGCAGGAGATCGTCCTGACCCTGCGGCTCTTTATGGGAGAGGGGGTGCGGGGTGAACAGCTCTCCGATCCAAAATCCAACCTGCCGGACACCGTCATCCAGCGTATCTCGGAAACCCAGTACAAGACCCAACGCGCCGGAGAGAACTATCAGGTAGTAGAGCGGCGTTATGCAGTCTTCGCCTATCAAAGCGGTCAACTGAAACTCGATGGCGTGCGTTTCTCAGGACGCGGTGGCGGACGTGGCGGTTCCATCTATGATCTGCTCAACAGTCCGTTTGGCAACCAGAAGGTGGATCGGCACATCTATCGCGCCGTCTCTGATGCGGTGAACATCGATATCAAACCGATCCCGGCGAACTTCAATGCCCGGCACTGGTTACCGGCGAGGAATCTGCAGCTTGTCGAGACAGGTTTGACCCAGAATAACCAGCAGATCGCAGGTAAACCCCTGACCCGTACTATCATGCTCTTTGCCGACGGACTGACATCTGCTCAACTACCCGCCATCGATATGAGTCTGCCGGAAGGCGTTAAGCAGTACCCCGACAGACCGGAGATGAAAGACAACCTTTCCGGCGCAGGCATCACTGGCAGTCGCCAGAACAAAGTGACATTGGTGGCAGCGAACCCCGGTGACTACGAACTGCCGGCCATCGAGGTCCCCTGGTGGAACACCGAGACAGACCGGATGGAGACCGCCCGTCTGCCTGCTCGCAATATCGAGGTTCTGGGGGGCACTGCTTTAGTCCCACCGCCACTCTCCAAACGGAGTGGATCCTCAACGACAGCAGGTGAAACAACACCTGCAGCCGCCAACCTGCCGGTCGCTTCAGAGTCGACCGACAACCCGTTGACCCACTGGCTCATTTGGGTACTGGCGCTAGGCTGGATCACCACCCTGGTGGTATGGCGCATGAGTCGTCACCGATCAAAACAACAGGCTGCAGTACCCGCCGCAATCGACCCGGCAGAAGCCGTACGGCGTCAGTCGATCGAGCAGGCTATCGAAACACTGGAGGGCGCTTACCATGAGCAGGACCGGGATGCTGCAAGGGATGCCTGGCTGAGATGGGGGGAGCTGCGCTGGCCGGAGAAGGCACCAGGCAATCTCAATCGGTTGTCACACCGCTGTCCCAAACGGGTTGCGGAGGCGATTCTCGCGCTGGATCTTACCTTTTACAGCCAGGACGAGCGTAGCAATTGGGTCAAGTTCGATCCCAGCGTTTTACGCAAGAAGAGCGTCCTCTCAACAAACATGATACGAGAACAGCAGACAGCCCTTACGCCGCTGAACCCCTGA
- a CDS encoding SET domain-containing protein-lysine N-methyltransferase — translation MAGRKKQPRLGNLVFKAPSTIHGTGLFAKVDINEGQQIGTYEGPTAKRDGTYVLWVFEEGEEPVGRSGRNLLRYLNHEDEGNAEFDGFDLFALRDINTGDEITFDYGGWEEE, via the coding sequence ATGGCTGGCAGGAAAAAACAACCACGACTGGGTAACCTGGTCTTTAAGGCACCCTCAACTATTCACGGTACTGGGCTTTTCGCCAAGGTAGATATCAACGAAGGTCAGCAGATAGGCACCTATGAAGGTCCTACTGCCAAGCGGGACGGCACCTATGTACTGTGGGTATTTGAAGAGGGCGAGGAACCGGTGGGCCGCAGCGGCCGCAACCTGCTGCGTTACCTGAACCACGAAGATGAGGGTAATGCAGAATTTGACGGTTTCGACCTCTTTGCACTCAGAGACATCAACACCGGAGATGAGATCACCTTCGATTACGGCGGTTGGGAGGAAGAGTAG
- a CDS encoding thiol:disulfide interchange protein DsbA/DsbL, translated as MPWIRSLFFVFALLMLQTVSAEWGEGWDPIEPPVPTAAPEGKIEVVEFFWYGCPHCYTLDPLMEEWVVKKPDNVVFRHVPAPLNPSWTVHSQFFYAAEALGVVDKLHVPLFKALHDKHRELFDKQSLIDFAVEHGVDRKNFTEAWNSFGVFVKVQQARKLSQRFQLDGVPAVGINGKYKTSATLAGSYPKMFQVVDELVKQESQPK; from the coding sequence ATGCCCTGGATCAGAAGTCTGTTTTTTGTTTTTGCACTGCTCATGCTTCAAACCGTTTCCGCAGAATGGGGCGAGGGATGGGATCCAATTGAGCCACCGGTCCCCACTGCCGCACCTGAGGGCAAAATCGAGGTGGTGGAGTTCTTCTGGTATGGCTGCCCCCACTGCTACACCCTCGACCCGCTGATGGAGGAGTGGGTGGTCAAAAAACCGGACAACGTTGTGTTCAGGCATGTTCCCGCGCCGCTGAATCCAAGCTGGACAGTTCACTCGCAGTTCTTCTACGCTGCCGAGGCGCTGGGCGTGGTGGACAAGCTGCATGTACCCCTGTTTAAAGCCCTTCACGACAAGCACCGCGAACTGTTCGACAAACAGTCACTTATCGACTTTGCCGTAGAGCATGGCGTCGACCGCAAGAATTTTACCGAGGCCTGGAACTCATTCGGCGTCTTCGTAAAGGTTCAGCAGGCACGTAAACTCTCCCAACGCTTTCAGCTGGATGGCGTTCCCGCTGTGGGTATCAACGGTAAATACAAAACCAGCGCCACCCTTGCCGGCAGCTATCCGAAGATGTTCCAAGTAGTCGATGAACTGGTGAAACAGGAGTCCCAGCCCAAGTAA
- a CDS encoding glutathione S-transferase family protein encodes MMIKLVSFVLCPYVQRAVIALREKSVEYEVTYIDLAHPPEWFQVISPLGKVPLLEVEDQVLFESSVILDYLDEVFQPRLHPMDPLQRAQHKAWIEFGSGLLVDQMELVLAKDETTFQERQAHLERQLKRLLAPLDAGVFDGDGVFSLLDAAYAPLFMRQKLLAEIRVELAGLQPQPLQSWSDRLLARPSVKGSLVDDFRVRYIAFFSAKGSWLMQQAGV; translated from the coding sequence ATGATGATCAAGTTGGTCAGTTTTGTACTTTGTCCCTATGTTCAGCGGGCAGTTATCGCGCTCAGGGAGAAATCGGTCGAATATGAGGTGACCTATATCGACCTGGCCCATCCCCCCGAGTGGTTTCAGGTAATTTCCCCGCTGGGAAAAGTGCCTCTTTTGGAGGTGGAGGATCAGGTTCTGTTTGAATCTTCGGTCATTCTCGACTACCTGGACGAGGTGTTTCAGCCTCGCCTGCACCCTATGGATCCACTGCAGCGGGCACAGCACAAGGCATGGATTGAATTCGGTTCCGGATTGCTGGTTGATCAGATGGAACTGGTGTTGGCGAAAGATGAAACCACTTTTCAAGAACGGCAGGCACATCTGGAACGACAGCTGAAACGCCTGCTGGCGCCCCTTGATGCTGGCGTGTTTGATGGAGATGGGGTGTTCTCTCTGCTGGATGCGGCTTATGCACCGCTATTTATGCGCCAGAAACTGCTTGCGGAAATCAGGGTTGAGTTGGCAGGGCTACAGCCACAGCCATTGCAATCATGGAGTGATCGTCTGTTGGCAAGACCCTCAGTGAAAGGGTCGCTCGTGGATGATTTTCGGGTACGTTATATCGCATTTTTTTCCGCCAAGGGATCCTGGCTGATGCAGCAGGCCGGGGTTTAG
- a CDS encoding sel1 repeat family protein: protein MSDASDNFDMELSSGIAAFEAKYFARASEILSPLAHAGNYEAQYRMAIMAQGGLGMVVNALMAYKYMKSAAESGHPMAQHGLGFMYLEGECVEKNPAKAAVWFRKAADQGLAGSQTTLGMLYTEGRGVEKDPEEAQRWYKKAGF from the coding sequence ATGAGCGATGCAAGCGATAATTTCGATATGGAACTGAGCAGCGGCATCGCCGCATTCGAAGCGAAGTACTTTGCCCGTGCATCGGAGATATTGTCACCGCTGGCCCACGCCGGCAATTACGAAGCCCAGTATCGTATGGCGATCATGGCCCAAGGCGGTTTGGGGATGGTCGTCAACGCGTTGATGGCATACAAGTACATGAAGTCTGCGGCAGAGAGCGGGCATCCCATGGCGCAACATGGGCTTGGTTTTATGTATCTCGAGGGAGAGTGTGTGGAAAAGAATCCCGCCAAGGCGGCGGTGTGGTTCCGCAAAGCAGCCGATCAGGGGCTGGCAGGTTCCCAAACTACGTTGGGTATGTTGTATACGGAGGGGCGGGGTGTCGAAAAGGACCCGGAAGAGGCGCAGCGCTGGTACAAAAAGGCTGGGTTTTAA
- a CDS encoding PaaI family thioesterase, which translates to MRLTDWLRYTGWISPARRLEWFPPYRSMGVKVLALENGWRKVRLLLPLNRRTRNPGGSMFGGSIALLADPIPALSCNRVFPGHAVWTRHLEVDFRRPGLFDLELRFDFDADIEQRIAADLAQGPRSDPIFEFGFYLPNGEVCAWVTNRVAIRPMNKSRSRGGALRQPRNRIREKNV; encoded by the coding sequence ATGCGTCTAACCGACTGGTTGAGATATACAGGTTGGATCTCCCCCGCCCGGCGTCTGGAGTGGTTCCCTCCATATCGAAGTATGGGGGTCAAAGTGTTGGCCCTGGAAAACGGTTGGCGCAAAGTCCGGCTTCTGCTGCCGCTGAATCGCCGAACCAGGAATCCTGGTGGCAGTATGTTTGGCGGCTCCATTGCTTTACTGGCAGATCCTATTCCTGCATTGTCCTGTAACAGGGTCTTTCCCGGCCATGCGGTTTGGACAAGGCATCTGGAAGTCGATTTTCGGCGTCCAGGTCTATTTGATCTGGAGTTGCGCTTTGACTTCGACGCGGATATCGAACAACGGATTGCGGCGGATTTAGCCCAGGGTCCGCGGAGCGATCCCATTTTTGAGTTCGGTTTCTATCTGCCGAATGGGGAGGTCTGCGCCTGGGTAACCAATCGGGTCGCTATCCGGCCGATGAATAAATCACGTAGTCGGGGAGGAGCGCTTCGCCAGCCCCGTAACAGAATCAGAGAGAAGAATGTATGA
- the glcF gene encoding glycolate oxidase subunit GlcF, giving the protein MQTRLTPQTLESANGREAEQILRSCVHCGFCTATCPTYQLLGDELDGPRGRIYQIKQLLEGTTPTDSLQQHLDRCLSCRSCETTCPSGVNYSRLLEIGREHLERTKPRTGLDRLRHKLLIKTLPYPERFGALLKLARPIKKLLPKRLRYTIPAKQKTGHWPEARHQRRMLVLDGCVQPSLAPVINFSTARVLDRLGISLVRVPEAECCGAVNLHLGANDAAKRFARRNIDAWLPLLKTEAEALVITASGCGQTVKEYPQLLSDDAEYAEKAAIIAAATKDIAEVLLNEDLSQLSLDSTQHPAIAFHSPCTQQHGLGMQGVVERLLLGLGYTLTTVDDAHLCCGSAGTYSLLQPDLSDRLRRNKLRNLQAGEPTLIATANIGCLNHLQAESRVPVKHWIELLDHSRTPS; this is encoded by the coding sequence ATGCAAACCAGACTCACCCCCCAGACACTTGAATCTGCCAATGGCCGGGAAGCGGAGCAGATCCTGCGCAGCTGCGTACATTGCGGATTCTGCACCGCTACCTGCCCCACCTACCAACTGCTGGGAGATGAACTGGACGGACCGCGGGGACGCATCTATCAGATCAAGCAGCTGCTCGAGGGTACGACTCCCACTGACAGTCTACAACAGCACCTCGACCGCTGCCTCTCCTGCCGCTCTTGTGAGACCACCTGCCCCTCAGGCGTCAACTACAGCCGCCTGCTGGAGATAGGACGGGAACACCTGGAACGAACCAAACCCCGGACCGGCCTGGACAGACTACGTCATAAATTACTCATCAAGACACTACCCTACCCTGAACGATTTGGCGCGCTACTGAAACTTGCCCGACCGATAAAAAAGCTGCTGCCGAAGCGTCTGCGGTACACCATTCCAGCCAAACAAAAGACTGGCCATTGGCCCGAGGCACGGCACCAACGCCGCATGCTCGTACTGGACGGCTGCGTTCAGCCTTCGCTGGCCCCGGTCATTAACTTCAGCACAGCGCGAGTGCTGGACCGGCTGGGCATCAGTCTGGTCAGGGTGCCGGAAGCGGAATGCTGCGGCGCAGTCAACCTGCACCTGGGTGCGAACGATGCAGCCAAACGTTTTGCGCGCCGCAACATCGATGCCTGGTTGCCCCTGTTGAAAACCGAAGCCGAAGCGCTGGTTATCACTGCCAGCGGGTGCGGGCAGACAGTCAAGGAGTACCCGCAGCTCCTGAGTGACGATGCTGAATATGCGGAAAAAGCCGCAATAATCGCTGCTGCCACCAAGGACATAGCGGAAGTGCTGCTGAATGAAGACCTCAGTCAACTCTCATTGGATTCCACACAGCATCCAGCCATCGCATTCCACTCCCCCTGCACCCAGCAACACGGACTGGGCATGCAAGGTGTCGTTGAACGACTGCTTCTGGGCCTTGGATATACCCTCACAACTGTCGATGATGCCCATCTGTGCTGCGGCTCTGCGGGCACTTACTCCCTGTTGCAGCCAGACTTATCCGATAGACTCAGACGCAACAAACTCCGCAATCTTCAGGCAGGTGAGCCAACACTCATCGCCACCGCCAATATTGGCTGCCTGAATCACCTGCAGGCTGAATCCAGGGTTCCTGTAAAGCACTGGATCGAATTGCTGGATCATTCTCGCACCCCTTCTTGA
- a CDS encoding transglycosylase SLT domain-containing protein — MIGGIKDKEMVQRNMPQTIRPKTWRPPRFIQWLCAALYLLPLWFSPVQATVTDLPENKAARQQFLDAEQALKKDQLKKYQALKHQLQAYPLLPYLEYQEITRHLARQDAQTIRTFIDKYADTPLSSRLRNNWLDLLANKHRWKTYLDFAKPGGSIKRQCHRLWALIETGQQQHAFTQIEPVWLSGRSRPKACDPVFKVWNDAGELTDTMVWQRIGLAMQARQIRLARYLKRFLPNSEGNWVSLWIDIHRHPQKLMQNQRLQKNHPMRDEILVHGVRRLARKSPEKAFEFWQSLQLRGQFTDAQKLTVGRTLAGNLLDTSGETFSRIIEQVVPKHLRLDPNLSDKQFRQALESQDWERVLATIADLSESDRAKERWRYWRARALLQLGQQEKGNQLLETLAKNRSYYGFMATNRLGTRFTMAHAAIDVTDDLVDRIASQPGMQRARELKILHRPIDARREWNWALSNRSTEELKGAARLAQQWDWPSQAIITLAKIRHWNDLELRFPLTHRTLIDRQAKSLDIDHAWIYAILRQESAFITDARSSAGAMGLMQLMPRTARDVATSTRHGPFKTRDLLKPGINIKLGTSYLESVYQKLQNNPVLATAAYNAGPWRVMKWLPKESQPSDVWIETVPFRETREYLKRVLAYTVIYSHRLGEAPLSLSEEWLKPIVLPEPVEG; from the coding sequence ATGATTGGAGGAATAAAGGATAAAGAGATGGTGCAGCGGAACATGCCTCAAACAATTCGACCTAAAACCTGGCGTCCACCGCGTTTCATTCAATGGTTATGCGCGGCTCTCTATCTGCTGCCACTCTGGTTCAGCCCCGTCCAAGCCACTGTCACTGACCTTCCGGAAAACAAGGCTGCGAGACAACAGTTTCTCGACGCCGAACAGGCTCTGAAAAAGGATCAGTTGAAAAAATACCAGGCACTCAAGCATCAACTGCAGGCCTATCCCCTGCTGCCCTATCTTGAATACCAGGAGATTACCCGGCATTTGGCGCGGCAGGATGCCCAAACCATCCGGACATTCATAGACAAGTACGCCGATACGCCGCTTAGCAGCAGACTGCGTAACAACTGGCTGGACTTGTTGGCAAACAAGCATCGCTGGAAAACCTATCTCGATTTTGCCAAACCGGGGGGAAGTATAAAACGCCAGTGCCACCGCCTGTGGGCATTGATCGAAACCGGCCAGCAGCAACACGCGTTTACTCAGATCGAACCTGTCTGGCTTAGCGGCCGTTCCCGTCCAAAGGCCTGTGATCCGGTGTTCAAGGTGTGGAATGATGCCGGTGAATTAACCGACACGATGGTATGGCAGCGGATCGGCCTCGCCATGCAGGCCAGGCAGATCCGTCTGGCAAGATATCTCAAACGTTTTCTGCCGAACAGCGAGGGTAACTGGGTCAGCCTCTGGATCGACATTCATCGTCATCCACAAAAGCTTATGCAGAATCAGCGTCTGCAGAAAAACCATCCCATGCGGGACGAGATTCTGGTTCACGGGGTCAGGCGACTGGCTCGCAAAAGCCCTGAAAAAGCCTTCGAATTTTGGCAATCGTTGCAACTGCGGGGGCAATTCACAGATGCTCAAAAACTCACCGTGGGTCGCACCCTTGCCGGCAATCTGCTGGACACATCAGGGGAGACATTTTCCCGCATAATCGAACAGGTTGTGCCGAAGCACCTGCGGCTGGATCCAAATCTCTCCGACAAGCAGTTCCGTCAGGCCCTGGAGTCCCAGGATTGGGAACGGGTACTCGCCACCATTGCCGACCTCTCCGAGTCAGACAGAGCAAAAGAGCGCTGGCGGTACTGGCGTGCCAGGGCGCTGTTACAACTTGGCCAGCAAGAGAAAGGCAACCAACTGCTCGAAACACTGGCGAAGAACCGCAGCTACTACGGATTCATGGCAACCAACCGTCTGGGCACCCGCTTCACCATGGCTCATGCAGCCATTGATGTCACCGACGACCTAGTGGATCGCATTGCCAGTCAACCCGGCATGCAGCGGGCGAGAGAGCTGAAAATTCTTCACAGGCCCATCGACGCACGTCGTGAGTGGAACTGGGCACTGAGTAACCGCAGCACCGAAGAACTCAAGGGCGCAGCCCGCCTGGCACAGCAATGGGACTGGCCTTCTCAGGCCATTATCACCTTGGCAAAGATCCGTCACTGGAATGATCTGGAACTCCGTTTCCCCCTCACCCACAGGACGCTGATCGACCGACAGGCCAAGAGTCTCGATATCGACCACGCCTGGATCTACGCCATTTTGCGTCAGGAGAGTGCCTTCATTACCGATGCCCGTTCCAGTGCCGGCGCCATGGGTCTGATGCAGCTAATGCCCCGCACTGCCCGCGATGTAGCGACAAGCACCCGGCACGGTCCATTCAAAACCCGGGATCTTCTGAAACCCGGAATCAATATCAAACTGGGCACCAGCTATCTGGAGAGCGTCTATCAGAAACTGCAGAACAACCCGGTACTGGCTACCGCTGCTTACAATGCAGGCCCCTGGCGCGTAATGAAGTGGCTGCCAAAAGAATCACAGCCATCCGACGTCTGGATCGAGACAGTTCCATTTCGGGAGACCCGAGAGTATTTGAAACGCGTACTGGCATACACAGTCATCTACTCCCACCGGTTGGGAGAAGCCCCCCTCAGCCTGTCAGAGGAGTGGTTAAAGCCGATTGTTTTGCCGGAGCCTGTTGAGGGGTAA
- a CDS encoding DUF362 domain-containing protein — translation MKELSRRGFLTKAGILVGSSAAFPFLPNWLKKRLSPISGANAAVVSRIFVSKNGTPVTNMQRVLDMAGGITHFIDVDDVVVIKPSLQWQNQGYTHTEATKALIEIILNRPGGFSGEIIVAENIHGDESSTSKGWAASPSNRGNNWPDMNYDELISWFQGNGFPNVTAAKMNSSLYPVVSGPSEGQGYVNVDYAISQSGGANGRVCRLSYPIIESSYSGKLIDTKSGVWSGGAYNGQNVKLIFLPTLNNHGGAGNEDYAGATSAVKCHLGFVRGNWSTGDGTKGIHATGYDGSPIYPEAVGESVGEFVSNVIQPTLYITVAEWSGWGGRTWTGGAEQTKTIGLCSEPVALDYWMAKYILGPTNGGSEASYLDPSNECNFRKTLQGCNAKGVGTMNEGEMLVDIYDYDNPPANNPPSPPGNVNVT, via the coding sequence ATGAAAGAGCTTTCGCGTAGAGGTTTTTTAACAAAAGCGGGAATTCTGGTTGGGAGCAGTGCGGCCTTTCCCTTCTTGCCAAACTGGTTAAAGAAAAGACTCTCACCAATTAGTGGCGCAAATGCTGCCGTTGTCTCCAGAATCTTTGTTTCCAAGAATGGTACCCCGGTTACTAACATGCAAAGGGTGCTCGATATGGCTGGCGGTATCACCCACTTCATCGATGTAGATGATGTTGTTGTAATAAAACCGAGTTTGCAGTGGCAGAACCAAGGATACACACACACTGAAGCCACGAAGGCCCTCATAGAAATAATTCTCAACCGACCAGGAGGTTTTTCTGGAGAAATTATTGTGGCTGAGAATATTCATGGAGATGAAAGCAGCACCTCAAAGGGATGGGCTGCGTCTCCCAGTAATCGTGGGAATAACTGGCCTGACATGAATTATGATGAGCTTATATCCTGGTTTCAGGGGAATGGATTTCCCAATGTGACAGCAGCAAAAATGAATAGTAGTCTCTATCCTGTTGTTTCGGGTCCTTCTGAGGGGCAGGGATATGTAAATGTTGACTACGCTATTTCACAATCGGGCGGTGCAAACGGGAGAGTATGTCGTTTGTCATATCCAATAATCGAGTCGTCATATAGCGGAAAGCTCATCGACACAAAAAGTGGTGTTTGGTCGGGCGGGGCTTACAACGGTCAGAACGTTAAATTAATATTCCTGCCCACCCTCAACAATCATGGTGGTGCAGGAAATGAAGATTATGCAGGTGCCACCAGCGCCGTAAAATGCCATTTGGGGTTTGTGAGGGGTAATTGGAGTACTGGAGATGGAACCAAGGGTATCCATGCTACTGGCTATGATGGCTCCCCTATTTATCCAGAGGCTGTTGGTGAGTCTGTTGGAGAGTTTGTGTCGAATGTCATTCAGCCGACCCTTTATATAACAGTAGCTGAATGGTCTGGATGGGGGGGGAGGACTTGGACAGGAGGTGCAGAGCAAACTAAAACAATAGGTCTTTGTAGTGAACCGGTTGCTCTTGACTACTGGATGGCCAAATATATTCTTGGTCCAACAAATGGCGGTAGCGAGGCTTCATATCTCGACCCGTCTAATGAATGTAATTTCCGTAAAACCCTTCAGGGATGTAATGCAAAAGGGGTTGGTACAATGAATGAGGGAGAGATGCTGGTAGACATCTATGATTATGACAATCCACCCGCAAATAATCCGCCATCTCCCCCCGGTAACGTGAACGTCACATAG
- a CDS encoding LarC family nickel insertion protein: MDLETKNVHLYINPHGGLAGDMFCAAILDARPDLFAPLLETLATLSLPPEIRISLDEAGGDLSGKHFIVRLPEKSRVNHGHTHYRDIKKLLEKAPLPEGIKSRAQDIFLQLAEAEAYVHGVKTESVTFHEVGNWDSIIDIVSASFLLHQLNITATHTAPLPLGGGRVMTAHGLLPVPAPATARLLEGLPLVDDDIRGERVTPTGAAILKSLDPVCQHNKPLVLTGTGYGFGSRQLEGMPNCVQILLFKDEERGRNNTVPGKIDQVMEINFDVDDQSPEELAIGLDRLRDHEGVLSITTLQGIGKAGRPVMQIQLLCRPDLHQIVATECFHETTTIGLRLKETSRWVLPRQSVNVELEGNKYQVKKVDRPRDAVSAKTELRNVIKADGQIERQRLRRTAETLVLAKKKPYEQSDS; the protein is encoded by the coding sequence ATGGATCTGGAAACCAAAAACGTGCATCTCTATATTAACCCACATGGTGGTCTCGCAGGCGATATGTTCTGCGCTGCAATATTGGATGCCAGACCTGATCTCTTCGCCCCTCTACTGGAGACTCTGGCCACTCTTTCATTGCCACCAGAAATCCGGATCTCTCTTGATGAGGCTGGTGGCGACCTTTCAGGAAAGCACTTCATTGTGCGTTTGCCCGAGAAGAGTCGGGTAAACCACGGACACACTCACTACCGAGATATCAAGAAACTTCTGGAGAAGGCCCCACTTCCAGAAGGTATAAAAAGCCGCGCTCAAGACATCTTCCTACAACTGGCAGAAGCAGAAGCGTATGTACATGGTGTCAAAACCGAATCGGTCACCTTCCATGAGGTTGGTAACTGGGACTCGATTATCGATATCGTCTCAGCATCGTTCTTATTACATCAACTGAACATTACCGCCACACATACGGCCCCCCTACCACTGGGAGGGGGGCGCGTTATGACAGCCCATGGATTGTTGCCGGTACCCGCTCCTGCCACTGCTAGGCTGCTTGAAGGCTTACCACTCGTGGATGACGATATCAGAGGTGAAAGGGTAACACCCACAGGTGCAGCCATACTTAAGTCTCTAGATCCGGTCTGTCAGCACAACAAGCCCTTAGTACTGACAGGGACCGGATATGGCTTCGGCAGTCGCCAGCTAGAGGGTATGCCCAATTGTGTACAGATCCTCCTTTTCAAGGATGAAGAACGAGGCCGCAACAATACGGTGCCAGGAAAAATAGATCAGGTGATGGAAATCAACTTCGACGTGGACGATCAATCCCCAGAGGAACTGGCAATAGGACTTGACCGATTGCGTGATCATGAGGGTGTCCTGAGTATCACCACCTTACAAGGGATCGGCAAGGCGGGGCGTCCAGTCATGCAAATCCAGCTACTTTGCCGACCGGACCTTCATCAGATCGTAGCCACCGAGTGTTTCCATGAAACTACAACTATCGGCCTGCGTCTAAAGGAGACCTCTCGGTGGGTTTTACCTCGACAAAGTGTGAATGTGGAACTAGAAGGCAATAAATATCAAGTGAAAAAAGTGGATCGCCCAAGAGATGCTGTCTCCGCTAAGACTGAGCTGCGTAACGTTATAAAGGCTGACGGACAAATTGAACGACAACGGTTGCGCCGAACGGCGGAAACATTAGTCTTAGCTAAAAAAAAACCTTATGAACAATCCGACTCTTAA